In Cervus elaphus chromosome 24, mCerEla1.1, whole genome shotgun sequence, a single genomic region encodes these proteins:
- the AZI2 gene encoding 5-azacytidine-induced protein 2 isoform X1, giving the protein MDALVEDDICILNHEKAHRRDPVTPVSIYSGDESVASHFALVTAYEDIKKRLKDSEKENSFLKKRIRILEEKLIGARKDEETSSVGREQVNKAYHAYREVCIDRDNLKNKLDKMNKDNSESLKVLNEQLQSKEVELLQLRTEVETQQVIRNLNPPSSNWEVEKLSCDLKIHGLEQELELMRKECRDLKIELQKAKQTAPSQEDNLNCRDLQRLSISSDNMQSAYWELKREMSNLHLVTQVQAELLRKLKTPTAIKKACAPAGCMEDLGKDSTKLHLSNFTATYKRHAPLSPNGKTLCHATPSPLQGDAKVLSEKAALQSWTDHERSIPHDGTNFQDNNSYSRNSLEDNSWVFPSPPKSSETTFGEMKSKPLPLPNLPPLHYLDQHNQNCHYKH; this is encoded by the exons ATGGATGCACTGGTGGAGGATGATATCTGTATTCTGAATCACGAAAAAGCCCACAGGAGAGACCCAGTGACTCCAGTCTCGATATATTCAGGAGATGAATCTGTTGCTTCACATTTTGCCCTTGTCACTGCATATGAAGACATCAAAAAACGACTTAAGGATTCAGAGAAAGAGaactctttcttaaaaaaaagaatcagaattttggaagaaaag CTTATAGGAGCTCGAAAGGATGAAGAAACAAGCTCTGTGGGACGAGAACAAGTAAATAAAGCCTATCACGCGTACCGAGAGGTCTGCATTGATAGAGATAATCTGAAGAACAAACTGGATAAAATG AATAAAGACAACTCTGAATCTTTGAAAGTGTTGAATGAACAGCTACAGTCTAAAGAAGTAGAACTCCTCCAGCTGAGGACAGAGGTGGAGACTCAGCAGG TGATAAGAAATTTAAATCCTCCTTCATCAAACTGGGAGGTGGAAAAGTTAAGCTGTGACCTGAAGATCCATGGTTTGGAACAAGAACTGGAACTGATGAGGAAAGAATGTAGAGATCTCAAAATAGAGCTGCAGAAAGCCAAACAAACG GCTCCATCTCAGGAAGACAATCTGAACTGCAGAGATCTGCAAAGACTGAGCATTTCAAG TGACAACATGCAAAGTGCATACTGGGAACTGAAGAGAGAAATGTCTAACTTGCATCTGGTGACTCAAGTACAAGCCGAGCTACTGAGAAAGCTGAAAACCCCAACTGCAATCAAGAAAG cTTGCGCCCCAGCAGGATGCATGGAAGACCTGGGTAAAGACAGCACAAAACTGCACTTGTCGAATTTTACTGCAACTTACAAAAGACATGCCCCCCTCTCACCAAATGGCAAAACTCTCTGCCATGCCACGCCTTCCCCCTTACAAGGAGACGCAAAGGTTTTATCGGAGAAGGCAGCTCTCCAGTCGTGGACAGATCACGAGCGATCCATTCCTCATGACGGCACAAACTTTCAGGACAACAACTCTTACAGCAGAAATTCCCTGGAAGATAATTCCTGGGTATTCCCAAGCCCTCCTAAATCAAGTGAGACGACATTTGGGGAAATGAAAAGTAAACCTTTGCCTTTACCCAACCTGCCACCACTGCATTACTTGGATCAACATAATCAAAACTGCCATTATAAACATTAA
- the AZI2 gene encoding 5-azacytidine-induced protein 2 isoform X2 codes for MDALVEDDICILNHEKAHRRDPVTPVSIYSGDESVASHFALVTAYEDIKKRLKDSEKENSFLKKRIRILEEKLIGARKDEETSSVGREQVNKAYHAYREVCIDRDNLKNKLDKMNKDNSESLKVLNEQLQSKEVELLQLRTEVETQQVIRNLNPPSSNWEVEKLSCDLKIHGLEQELELMRKECRDLKIELQKAKQTAPSQEDNLNCRDLQRLSISSDNMQSAYWELKREMSNLHLVTQVQAELLRKLKTPTAIKKGNLRPSRMHGRPG; via the exons ATGGATGCACTGGTGGAGGATGATATCTGTATTCTGAATCACGAAAAAGCCCACAGGAGAGACCCAGTGACTCCAGTCTCGATATATTCAGGAGATGAATCTGTTGCTTCACATTTTGCCCTTGTCACTGCATATGAAGACATCAAAAAACGACTTAAGGATTCAGAGAAAGAGaactctttcttaaaaaaaagaatcagaattttggaagaaaag CTTATAGGAGCTCGAAAGGATGAAGAAACAAGCTCTGTGGGACGAGAACAAGTAAATAAAGCCTATCACGCGTACCGAGAGGTCTGCATTGATAGAGATAATCTGAAGAACAAACTGGATAAAATG AATAAAGACAACTCTGAATCTTTGAAAGTGTTGAATGAACAGCTACAGTCTAAAGAAGTAGAACTCCTCCAGCTGAGGACAGAGGTGGAGACTCAGCAGG TGATAAGAAATTTAAATCCTCCTTCATCAAACTGGGAGGTGGAAAAGTTAAGCTGTGACCTGAAGATCCATGGTTTGGAACAAGAACTGGAACTGATGAGGAAAGAATGTAGAGATCTCAAAATAGAGCTGCAGAAAGCCAAACAAACG GCTCCATCTCAGGAAGACAATCTGAACTGCAGAGATCTGCAAAGACTGAGCATTTCAAG TGACAACATGCAAAGTGCATACTGGGAACTGAAGAGAGAAATGTCTAACTTGCATCTGGTGACTCAAGTACAAGCCGAGCTACTGAGAAAGCTGAAAACCCCAACTGCAATCAAGAAAGGCAA cTTGCGCCCCAGCAGGATGCATGGAAGACCTGGGTAA